In Cyprinus carpio isolate SPL01 chromosome B7, ASM1834038v1, whole genome shotgun sequence, a genomic segment contains:
- the slc25a44b gene encoding LOW QUALITY PROTEIN: solute carrier family 25 member 44b (The sequence of the model RefSeq protein was modified relative to this genomic sequence to represent the inferred CDS: substituted 1 base at 1 genomic stop codon): protein MQQKRNIQIIEWEDLDKRKFYSFGVFMTMAIRTTVYPATLIRTRLQVQKGKSLYTGTYDAFRKILRADGLRGLYRGFMVTTFTLISGQAYITTYELVRKYVSNYSKDNTLKSLVAGGSASLVAQSITVPIDVISQQLMMQGXGEHLTRFKVKPKIGAKHAVFFGQTRDIIGQIFAADGIRGFYRGYVVSLLTYIPNSAVWWPFYHFYAEQLSKMAPSSCPHLVLQAVAGPLAAATASTVTNPMDVIRARVQVEGRTSVTGTFNQLIREEGFWGMTKGLSARIISSAPTAIVMVVGYETLKKLSLRPELVDSRHW, encoded by the exons ATGCAGCAGAAGCGCAACATTCAGATCATAGAATGGGAGGACTTGGACAAACGCAAGTTCTACTCCTTTGGAGTCTTCATGACCATGGCTATCCGCACCACAGTCTACCCGGCCACACTGATCCGCACCAGGCTGCAGGTTCAGAAGGGGAAGTCTCTCTACACTGGGACCTACGATGCCTTCCGAAAGATTCTGAGAGCTGATGGTCTGAGAGGACTTTACAGGGGCTTCATGGTGACCACGTTCACACTCATATCAGGCCAGGCGTACATAACCACCTACGAACTGGTAAGGAAATATGTCTCCAACTATTCTAAAGACAATACACTGAAATCATTGGTGGCGGGAGGCTCGGCGTCACTGGTGGCCCAGAGCATTACTGTTCCCATAGATGTCATATCGCAGCAGCTCATGATGCAGGGCTAAGGGGAGCATCTGACCCGCTTTAAAGTGAAACCCAAAATTGGAGCAAAGCACGCCGTATTTTTTGGTCAGACAAGAGACATTATTGGGCAAATATTTGCTGCGGATGGCATTCGTGGCTTTTATCGAGGATATGTGGTGTCTCTCCTCACATACATCCCCAACAGTGCTGTTTGGTGGCCGTTTTACCACTTCTATGCAG AACAGTTGTCTAAGATGGCTCCCAGTAGCTGCCCTCATCTAGTGCTGCAGGCAGTGGCGGGACCTCTGGCAGCTGCCACTGCCTCCACTGTCACCAACCCCATGGATGTCATCAGGGCCCGGGTTCAG gtGGAGGGCAGGACATCAGTCACTGGGACCTTTAACCAGCTGATCAGAGAGGAAGGATTCTGGGGGATGACCAAAGGCCTCTCTGCTCGCATCATATCCTCAGCACCCACAGCAATAGTCATGGTGGTTGGTTATGAAACTCTCAAAAAGCTCAGTTTGCGTCCAGAGCTGGTTGACTCCCgacattggtaa
- the rbpms2b gene encoding RNA-binding protein with multiple splicing 2b, which translates to MSIKSDSEPNNNVSIEEEVRTLFVSGLPTDIKPRELYLLFRPFKGYEGSLIKLTSKQPVGFVTFDSRSGAEAAKNALNGVRFDPENPQTLRLEFAKANTKMAKSKLMGTPNPTNIHPALGAHFIARDPYDLTGAALIPASPEAWSPYPFYTPELSPGLPHTAFTYPAAAAAAAAALHAQMRWYPSTSDSSQPGWKSRQFC; encoded by the exons ATGAGTATCAAGTCTGACTCCGAGCCAAACAACAACGTCTCTATTGAAGAGGAG GTACGAACTCTGTTTGTCAGTGGTCTGCCAACAGATATCAAACCTCGTGAGCTTTATCTGCTATTTCGACCATTTAAG gGTTATGAGGGTTCACTTATCAAGTTAACATCAAAGCAG cCTGTTGGTTTTGTAACCTTTGATAGTCGTTCCGGTGCTGAAGCGGCAAAGAATGCATTAAAC GGGGTTCGATTTGACCCTGAAAACCCGCAGACCCTCCGGTTAGAGTTTGCTAAGGCCAACACGAAGATGGCAAAGAGTAAGCTGATGGGCACTCCGAATCCCACAAATATCCACCCAGCTCTAGGAGCGCACTTCATAGCACGGGACCCAT ATGACTTGACAGGGGCGGCGCTAATCCCAGCATCTCCAGAGGCCTGGTCTCCTTACCCTTTCTATACCCCAGAGCTCAGCCCTGGCCTGCCCCACACGGCTTTCACCTACCCAGCAGCAGCCGCTGCAGCAGCAGCTGCACTTCATGCTCAG atgcgCTGGTATCCCTCCACATCAGATTCATCCCAGCCTGGATGGAAATCACGGCAATTCTGTTAA
- the cpeb1b gene encoding cytoplasmic polyadenylation element-binding protein 1, whose protein sequence is MAFSLSENPRLLNCLDSDIPALSTCSNADAFSRMNTMLGNSLDLSGVCTTPTAKCKRDPFNGRPDSDLSAVRSRMLFPSGGQDSSRGLPDVNNWGLGLQSLSLSDWERPWSSHDTDPSAQSNTASLQGILGTPSHLSNKLPSYSEPSIGATDFLERFPGMARLNSQSFLDSHSISPVDSETSGFSSGSDHLSDLLSSLRISPSVPFLMSSMRRDPLKLALGSRMDHSSSPLTPPPSATSSGGLSHRWPGASIWPNWDLMKTPESPFSIEREAWLHRQAASINEATFTWSGQLPPRHYQNPIYSCKVFLGGVPWDITEAGLINTFKCYGPLSVEWPGKDGKHPRCPPKGNMPKGFFFLVFVLFNSVRALLQDCTEDLLHPEGYSEYYFKMSSRRMRCKDAQVIPWVISDSNYVSCPSQRLDPRNTVFVGALHGMLNAEALASIMNDLFGGVVYAGIDTDKHKYPIGSGRVTFNNQRSYLKAVSAAFVEIKTPKFTKKVQIDPYLEDAICQSCSREPGPFFCRDKTCFKYYCRSCWHRQHSMDILSNHRPLMRNQKKRDAN, encoded by the exons ATGGCGTTTTCTCTG AGTGAGAATCCCAGACTTCTTAACTGCCTGGATTCTGATATTCCAGCCCTGTCTACATGCAGTAATGCAGATGCGTTTTCCAGGATGAACACCATGCTGGGAAACTCACTGGATCTGAGCGGGGTTTGCACAACTCCCACTGCCAAGTGCAAGCGAGACCCTTTTAATG GTCGTCCCGACTCGGACTTGTCTGCAGTCCGGAGCAGGATGCTCTTTCCCAGCGGTGGCCAGGACTCATCCAGGGGTCTGCCTGATGTCAATAACTGGGGTCTGGGCCTACAGTCCCTCAGCCTGTCTGACTGGGAGAGACCGTGGAGCAGCCATGACACCGATCCCTCTGCACAGAGCAACACAGCCTCAC TGCAAGGGATTTTGGGGACTCCCAGCCATCTCTCCAACAAGCTTCCGAGCTACTCCGAGCCTTCTATTGGTGCCACAGACTTCCTAGAAAGATTTCCCGGTATGGCGCGCTTGAACTCTCAATCTTTCCTGGACTCTCACTCCATTAGCCCTGTGGACTCAGAGACCAGCGGCTTCAGCTCTGGTTCAGATCACCTCTCAGACCTGCTG TCGTCTTTGAGGATCTCGCCGTCTGTGCCCTTCCTTATGTCCAGTATGCGAAGGGATCCTCTCAAGCTAGCTCTGGGCTCTCGTATGGACCACAGCAGCTCCCCTCTCACCCCGCCACCCAGTGCCACCTCAAGTGGTGGTCTGTCCCACCGCTGGCCTGGTGCCTCCATCTGGCCCAACTGGGACCTAATGAAGACCCCTGAGAGCCCCTTCAGCATTGAAAGAGAGGCTTGGCTTCACAGACAGGCAGCCT ccATCAATGAAGCTACTTTCACATGGAGTGGGCAGTTGCCCCCCAGACACTACCAAAATCCCATTTATTCCTGCAAGGTCTTTTTAGGAGGAGTTCCCTGGGACATCACTGAAG CTGGTTtgataaacacttttaaatgctATGGCCCTCTCAGTGTGGAGTGGCCAGGTAAGGATGGCAAGCACCCTCGCTGCCCTCCGAAAGGTAATATGCCCAAAGG ttttttttttttggtttttgttttgtttaattctgTGCGTGCCCTGCTGCAGGACTGCACTGAGGACCTGCTCCATCCTGAGGGCTACAGCGAGTATTACTTCAAAATGTCCAGCAGAAGGATGCGCTGCAAAGAT gCACAGGTGATTCCTTGGGTGATTTCAGACAGTAACTATGTGAGTTGCCCCTCTCAAAGGCTGGACCCTAGGAACACTGTGTTTGTAGGAGCCCTGCATGGCATGCTCAACGCTGAGGCCTTGGCCAGCATCATGAATGATCTGTTTGGAGGTGTTGTGTATGCGGGCATCGACACAGACAAGCACAAATACCCCATTG GATCTGGACGTGTAACCTTTAACAACCAACGCAGTTATCTGAAAGCTGTGAGTGCTGCATTTGTTGAGATAAAGACGCCCAAATTTACAAAGAAG GTTCAGATTGACCCATACTTGGAGGATGCCATCTGTCAATCATGCAGTCGTGAGCCTGGGCCATTCTTTTGCAGGGAcaag ACCTGCTTCAAATACTACTGTCGCTCCTGCTGGCATAGGCAGCACTCCATGGACATCCTCAGTAACCATCGCCCTCTGATGCGCAACCAGAAGAAGCGGGATGCCAACTGA